In one Fusarium falciforme chromosome 5, complete sequence genomic region, the following are encoded:
- a CDS encoding Acyl-protein thioesterase 1, producing the protein MSDEQQQQQNNKSTVFRWLLIFLVPLIFLAIWNYKPDTTVTKEKDKMSLAPLVFPAASRHTATVIFIHGLGDTGHGWASAVENWRRRQRLDEVKFILPHAPQIPISVNMGMRMPGWFDVKQLGGDVNTLVRSEDTEGIKRSQQYFHNLIQEEIDAGIPSERIVLGGFSQGGAMSILSGLTCKNKLGGIIGMSSWLLLSQSFAGMVSPTDANRQTPIKMFHGDADPIVNIQRGKLSVDLLKELGYDVTWKVYPGMGHSACLEELDEVEAFLRQQLPPKN; encoded by the exons ATGTCcgacgagcagcagcagcagcagaacaACAAGAGCACCGTCTTTCGCTGGCTCCTCATCTTTCTCGTCCCGCTCATTTTCCTCGCCATCTGGAACTACAAGCCAGACACAACCGTcacaaaagaaaaagacaaAATGTCTCTTGCCCCGCTCGTCTTCCCCGCGGCGTCTCGCCACACGGCCACCGTCATCTTTATCCATGGTCTGGGCGATACGGGCCATGGATGGGCTTCGGCGGTTGAGAACTGGCGAAGAAGGCAGAGGCTTGATGAAGTCAAGTTCATCTTGCCTCATGCGCCTCAAATCCCCATCAGTGTT AACATGGGAATGAGAATGCCGGGGTGGTTTGACGTG AAGCAACTTGGCGGTGATGTCAACACCCTCGTCCGTAGCGAGGACACAGAGGGCATCAAGCGAAGCCAGCAGTACTTCCACAACCTGATCCAGGAGGAGATCGACGCCGGCATCCCTTCGGAGCGCATCGTCCTCGGCGGCTTCTCCCAGGGCGGCGCCATGTCCATCCTGTCAGGTCTTACCTGCAAGAACAAGCTCGGAGGCATCATCGGCATGTCGTCGTGGCTGCTCCTCTCGCAAAGCTTCGCGGGGATGGTGTCGCCCACCGACGCCAACCGACAGACCCCCATCAAGATGTTCCACGGCGACGCGGACCCCATTGTCAATATTCAGCGGGGCAAGCTGAGCGTCGACCTGCTCAAGGAGCTTGGCTATGATGTGACTTGGAAGGTTTACCC TGGCATGGGACATTCTGCTtgcctcgaggagctggacgaggtcgaggcttTCCTGCGCCAGCAGCTCCCCCCCAAGAACTAG